A section of the Kribbella sp. HUAS MG21 genome encodes:
- a CDS encoding cytochrome P450, which yields MPTLLPFASALDTGRILSDVLVPVLAQGPILRRPRLGIAAERLRTDDRALRCVRRLRRKYGDGPVLFRVPGRTLGLVLSGDDVHRLLAETPEPFAAASGEKVGALTHFQPHAVLVSNPPLRAGRRELNEQALDTHSPVHHHGHRFVELIREELDSLYATLGWEDFRAVWSRIVRRIVLGDSARDDVELTAQLDQLRADANWAQFGPSHDEVRSEFLTTLAQYVDKAEPGTLVEALDRSNEALDPAGQVPHWLFAFDAAGIALWRLLAVLGSRRNLLAPIVAEAEHPDASPLLAHAGAAMQESVRLWPTTLVVLRQAREDTEWRGRIAPAGTEFVIMSSVFHRDDEALDFANRFEPEVWLDGRSDGAWPIIPFSEGPAGCPGQNVVLLTTSTAVSHIAAKYELDVDPTTRARLAGEMPRTFNHATVRIGFWPRVQ from the coding sequence ATGCCGACACTTCTGCCGTTCGCTTCCGCGCTGGACACCGGCCGGATCCTGAGTGACGTCCTGGTCCCGGTGCTCGCCCAGGGACCGATCCTGCGCAGGCCGCGGCTCGGCATCGCGGCCGAGCGGCTGCGCACCGACGACCGAGCGCTGCGGTGCGTACGCCGGCTGCGACGCAAGTACGGCGACGGGCCGGTGCTGTTCCGCGTCCCGGGCCGCACCTTGGGGCTCGTCCTGTCCGGCGACGACGTCCACCGGTTGCTGGCCGAGACGCCGGAGCCGTTCGCCGCCGCGTCCGGTGAGAAGGTCGGCGCGCTGACGCACTTCCAGCCGCACGCGGTCCTGGTCAGCAACCCGCCGCTGCGCGCCGGACGCCGGGAGCTCAACGAACAAGCGCTTGACACGCACAGCCCGGTCCATCACCACGGTCACCGGTTCGTCGAGCTCATCCGGGAGGAACTCGACAGCCTCTACGCGACGCTCGGTTGGGAGGACTTCCGCGCCGTGTGGTCGCGCATCGTCCGGCGGATCGTCCTCGGCGACTCGGCCCGCGACGACGTGGAGCTCACGGCGCAACTCGATCAGCTGCGCGCCGACGCCAACTGGGCGCAGTTCGGCCCGAGCCACGACGAAGTGCGCAGCGAGTTCCTCACGACGTTGGCGCAGTACGTCGACAAGGCCGAGCCCGGGACCCTCGTCGAGGCCCTCGACCGGAGCAACGAGGCGCTGGACCCGGCCGGGCAGGTGCCGCACTGGCTGTTCGCGTTCGACGCGGCGGGCATCGCGCTCTGGCGGCTGCTCGCGGTCCTCGGCTCTCGCCGCAACCTGCTCGCGCCGATCGTCGCCGAGGCCGAGCACCCGGACGCCTCTCCCCTGCTCGCCCATGCCGGCGCGGCGATGCAGGAGTCAGTTCGCCTCTGGCCGACCACTCTCGTCGTACTACGCCAGGCGCGTGAGGACACGGAGTGGCGTGGCCGGATCGCTCCGGCCGGCACCGAGTTCGTGATCATGAGTTCGGTGTTCCATCGCGACGACGAGGCACTCGACTTCGCGAACCGTTTCGAGCCGGAGGTCTGGCTCGACGGGCGCAGCGACGGGGCGTGGCCGATCATCCCGTTCAGCGAAGGCCCGGCCGGATGCCCGGGGCAGAACGTCGTACTGCTCACGACGAGCACCGCGGTCAGCCACATCGCCGCGAAGTACGAGCTCGACGTCGATCCCACCACCCGTGCCCGGCTCGCGGGTGAGATGCCGCGGACGTTCAATCACGCGACCGTGCGGATCGGCTTCTGGCCGCGCGTCCAGTAG
- a CDS encoding thiamine pyrophosphate-requiring protein: MTTTVGDYVLERLRDWGVDHVFGYAGDGINGLLSAWQRAGNEPRFVQARHEEMSAFEAVGYAKFTGRVGVCTATSGPGAIHLLNGLYDAKLDHVPVVAIVGQTARSAMGGSYQQEVDLHTLFKDVASEYCETVMVAEQLPNVLDRAIRIATARRTVTALIIPSDLQELEYTPPSHAFKMVPSSTDLSWSAPVPPADQLSRAAEILNAGERVAILVGQGARGAVDELTELADLTGAGVAKALLGKDVLSDELPWVTGSIGLLGTRPSYELMMDCDTLLMVGSNFPYTQFLPEFGAARAIQIDLDPTMIGMRYPFEVNLVGDAAKTLRALIPLVQRKQDRSWRSGVEDKVARWWEVMDRRAHTSADPINPELVFHELSGRLPSDAILAADSGSAANWYARHLRFRGDMRGSLSGTLATMGPGVPYVIGAKFGLPDRPGFALVGDGAMQMNGLNELITIAKYWQDWADPRLVVAVLHNNDLNQVTWELRAMGGSPQFLPSQELPEFPYAGYAKLLGLHGVTAEKPEEVVPAWEEALRADRPCVVEFRTDPAVPPIPPHATWDQIEKALGSIVRGDSDRGAMIKEGFKSKVQEFLPGKG, from the coding sequence ATGACCACGACAGTCGGCGACTACGTACTCGAGCGCCTGCGGGACTGGGGCGTCGACCACGTCTTCGGGTACGCCGGGGACGGCATCAACGGGCTGCTCTCGGCCTGGCAGCGGGCCGGCAACGAGCCGCGGTTCGTGCAGGCCCGGCACGAGGAGATGTCCGCCTTCGAAGCCGTCGGGTACGCGAAGTTCACCGGCCGCGTCGGCGTCTGTACGGCGACCAGCGGCCCGGGCGCGATCCACCTGCTGAACGGGCTGTACGACGCCAAGCTCGACCACGTCCCGGTGGTGGCGATCGTCGGGCAGACCGCCCGCAGCGCGATGGGCGGCAGCTACCAGCAGGAGGTCGACCTGCACACGCTGTTCAAGGACGTCGCCTCCGAGTACTGCGAGACGGTGATGGTCGCGGAACAACTGCCGAACGTCCTCGACCGGGCGATCCGGATCGCGACGGCCCGCCGTACCGTGACCGCGCTGATCATCCCGTCGGACCTGCAGGAGCTGGAGTACACGCCGCCGTCGCACGCGTTCAAGATGGTGCCGTCGAGCACGGACCTGAGCTGGTCGGCGCCGGTTCCCCCGGCGGACCAGCTCAGCCGCGCGGCGGAGATCCTCAACGCGGGCGAACGGGTCGCGATCCTGGTCGGCCAGGGCGCGCGCGGCGCGGTCGACGAGCTGACCGAGCTCGCGGACCTCACCGGCGCCGGCGTCGCGAAAGCCCTGCTGGGCAAGGACGTGCTGTCCGACGAGCTGCCCTGGGTCACCGGTTCGATCGGGCTGCTCGGCACGCGGCCGTCGTACGAGCTGATGATGGACTGCGACACCTTGCTGATGGTGGGATCGAACTTCCCGTACACGCAGTTCCTGCCGGAGTTCGGGGCCGCGCGGGCGATCCAGATCGACCTCGACCCGACGATGATCGGCATGCGGTACCCGTTCGAGGTCAACCTCGTCGGCGACGCGGCCAAGACCCTGCGGGCGCTGATCCCGCTGGTACAGCGCAAGCAGGACAGGTCGTGGCGGTCGGGGGTCGAGGACAAGGTCGCGCGCTGGTGGGAAGTCATGGACCGGCGGGCGCACACCTCCGCGGACCCGATCAACCCGGAGCTGGTGTTCCACGAGCTGTCCGGACGGCTGCCGTCGGACGCGATCCTGGCGGCCGACTCCGGCTCGGCGGCGAACTGGTACGCGCGGCACCTCCGGTTCCGCGGCGACATGCGCGGCTCGCTGTCCGGGACGCTGGCGACGATGGGGCCCGGCGTGCCGTACGTGATCGGCGCCAAGTTCGGGCTGCCGGACCGGCCGGGGTTCGCGCTCGTCGGGGACGGCGCGATGCAGATGAACGGGCTCAACGAGCTGATCACGATCGCGAAGTACTGGCAGGACTGGGCGGACCCGCGGCTCGTGGTCGCCGTACTGCACAACAACGACCTCAACCAAGTGACGTGGGAACTGCGGGCGATGGGCGGGTCCCCGCAGTTCCTGCCCTCCCAGGAGCTGCCCGAGTTCCCGTACGCCGGTTACGCGAAGCTGCTCGGCCTGCACGGGGTGACGGCGGAGAAGCCCGAGGAGGTCGTGCCGGCCTGGGAGGAGGCCCTGCGGGCGGACCGTCCGTGTGTGGTCGAGTTCCGGACCGATCCCGCCGTACCGCCGATCCCGCCGCACGCGACCTGGGACCAGATCGAGAAGGCCCTGGGGTCGATCGTGCGCGGCGACAGCGATCGCGGCGCGATGATCAAGGAAGGCTTCAAGTCCAAGGTCCAGGAATTCCTGCCCGGCAAGGGCTGA